The Sulfitobacter sp. SK011 genome has a window encoding:
- a CDS encoding bifunctional 2-polyprenyl-6-hydroxyphenol methylase/3-demethylubiquinol 3-O-methyltransferase UbiG: MPAQTPSRRTIRFWNFIAKKYSRDKIADQPSYERKLSETRALLRDDMQLLEIGTGTGSTAILHAPHVAHIHAIDLSQKMLDIAQAKTNAAGVDNISYQKTSVEEFDAAKGTYDVILALSVLHLVQDYKATLAKLHGLLKPGGYLVASTVCMADTMPAFKFVSIPGHALGLLPKLTYFTADTLLSEMRVAGFTVQSHWRPGPARALFTIARKL, from the coding sequence ATGCCCGCTCAAACACCCAGCCGCCGTACCATTCGGTTTTGGAATTTCATCGCAAAGAAATATTCCAGAGACAAGATTGCAGACCAGCCCAGCTATGAGCGCAAGCTCAGCGAAACCCGCGCGCTTTTGCGCGACGACATGCAGCTGCTGGAAATCGGCACCGGTACCGGCAGCACCGCGATCCTACATGCCCCTCATGTTGCCCATATTCATGCAATCGACCTGTCACAAAAAATGCTCGACATTGCGCAGGCCAAGACCAATGCCGCCGGCGTCGATAACATCAGTTATCAAAAGACCTCAGTCGAAGAATTTGACGCAGCCAAAGGCACTTACGATGTCATCCTTGCCCTGTCGGTGCTGCATCTGGTGCAGGATTACAAAGCGACATTGGCCAAACTGCATGGCTTGTTGAAGCCGGGCGGATATCTGGTGGCCAGCACGGTCTGCATGGCCGATACGATGCCGGCATTCAAGTTTGTATCGATCCCGGGACATGCGCTTGGCCTACTGCCAAAGCTCACCTATTTTACCGCAGATACGTTGCTCTCAGAAATGCGCGTGGCGGGGTTCACGGTGCAGAGCCATTGGCGGCCCGGGCCGGCAAGGGCGCTTTTTACCATTGCCCGTAAGCTCTAG
- a CDS encoding GntR family transcriptional regulator, with amino-acid sequence MLAPKTGSTDAYSMILDAIDVGIYRPGDRLVENELAERFGVSRTPVREALQRLETQSLLARDGRSLIVASLDHNQTAELYVVRGELEGLAARLAARHATVEEIGVLRDMVEQDNALTGDPGALARANRRFHKQIHLASHNRYLVQQLDLVHRSMALMATSSLAVEGRGAIAQAEHDHIVKMIEARDEDGADDALRTHISVAFVTRLKQEAARREDE; translated from the coding sequence ATGCTTGCGCCCAAAACCGGATCAACAGATGCCTATTCAATGATTTTGGATGCCATTGATGTTGGCATCTATCGTCCCGGTGACCGGCTGGTCGAGAATGAACTGGCAGAGCGGTTTGGCGTGTCACGCACCCCGGTGCGCGAGGCATTGCAACGGCTTGAAACACAGTCGCTGCTGGCGCGCGACGGGCGCAGCCTGATTGTTGCCTCACTTGATCACAATCAAACCGCGGAACTTTATGTTGTGCGCGGGGAGCTTGAAGGTCTGGCTGCACGGCTTGCCGCACGTCATGCCACCGTCGAAGAGATCGGTGTGCTGCGTGACATGGTTGAACAAGACAACGCACTTACCGGTGATCCGGGCGCACTGGCGCGGGCGAACCGGCGGTTTCACAAGCAGATCCACCTCGCCTCGCACAACCGCTATTTGGTGCAGCAATTGGATTTGGTCCACCGTTCAATGGCTCTGATGGCAACATCATCGCTGGCGGTCGAAGGGCGCGGAGCGATTGCGCAGGCCGAACATGATCACATCGTAAAAATGATTGAGGCGCGCGATGAGGATGGCGCGGATGATGCGTTGCGCACGCATATTTCGGTGGCCTTCGTGACCCGGCTGAAACAAGAGGCGGCGCGGCGCGAGGACGAATAG
- a CDS encoding glycosyltransferase, with protein sequence MSNLRLHLLDPQVANPTPPQQPLGRYLVNEGIITAADLVHALELQCRIDAPLGEIMISEGLVSRADVLAALSHQHNAQLINLDDDPPPQHLAHCLPAALCLKFYAVPWMDVDDTLLVATSRPDLFKKLRTCMGPAGQRMLPVISEQTQIQTHLSRLYGAELAQKAATRVPAAESCRTWEVSSLSRKIWASGIAVFCLLTLVLAPLWTLTVLMIWAFMTLMMSTALKAAAFWSQILHKLPDRPEAGDVKMAPFRLPRVSILVPLLQEKEIAGALITRLARLTYPKSLLNVVLVLEQGDTVTRRTIARTDLPEWISVIEVPEANGLTTKPRALNYALDFCHGSIIGVWDAEDAPEPDQLERVVNRFQQAPENVACLQGILDYYNTQTNWISRCFTIEYATWWRMILPGLARLGFVIPLGGTTLFFRRDILEKLCGWDAHNVTEDADLGVRLARHGYVTELLPTVTHEEANCRAWPWVRQRSRWLKGFLITWCVHMRNPAALLRDLGWKRFLGVQTLLLATFSQFACAPLLWSFWLTVFGVSHPVALTLGAPVMWTMAVCFIVAEILTLTISMVAVSGREHRHLIGWVLTTPFYFPMGALAAYKGLHEFIVSPFFWDKTEHGVHVKSKQ encoded by the coding sequence ATGAGTAACCTTCGCCTCCATTTGCTGGACCCGCAGGTTGCAAACCCGACGCCCCCACAGCAGCCACTTGGGCGTTATCTGGTGAATGAAGGCATCATTACTGCAGCCGATCTGGTGCATGCGCTTGAGTTGCAATGCCGCATCGATGCCCCTCTTGGAGAGATCATGATCTCTGAAGGGTTGGTCAGTCGCGCTGATGTGCTGGCAGCGCTCTCTCACCAGCACAATGCCCAATTGATCAATCTGGACGACGATCCGCCACCGCAGCACCTGGCCCATTGCCTGCCCGCTGCCTTGTGTCTCAAGTTTTATGCTGTGCCCTGGATGGACGTGGACGATACCCTCTTGGTTGCCACCAGCCGACCTGACCTGTTTAAAAAACTTCGCACCTGCATGGGCCCGGCCGGGCAGCGGATGTTGCCAGTGATTTCGGAACAGACCCAAATTCAAACTCACCTGTCCCGTCTGTACGGCGCTGAGCTGGCGCAAAAGGCCGCAACACGCGTGCCCGCCGCTGAAAGCTGCCGCACATGGGAAGTAAGCTCACTATCTCGCAAGATCTGGGCGTCCGGCATCGCCGTCTTTTGCCTGCTGACCCTTGTCCTTGCACCGCTTTGGACCCTTACGGTGCTGATGATCTGGGCCTTTATGACGTTGATGATGAGCACCGCCCTCAAAGCCGCTGCTTTCTGGTCACAGATATTACATAAGCTGCCTGATAGGCCCGAAGCCGGGGACGTGAAAATGGCCCCTTTTCGGCTGCCGCGTGTGTCCATACTGGTGCCTTTGCTTCAGGAAAAAGAGATCGCCGGTGCCTTGATCACCCGGCTGGCGCGGCTGACCTATCCGAAATCCTTGCTGAACGTGGTGCTGGTCCTGGAACAGGGTGATACCGTGACCCGCCGGACCATTGCCCGCACCGATCTGCCCGAATGGATCAGCGTCATCGAAGTGCCCGAGGCCAACGGCCTGACCACAAAACCGCGCGCCTTGAACTATGCGCTCGATTTTTGTCACGGCAGCATCATCGGGGTCTGGGATGCAGAGGACGCACCAGAGCCCGATCAGCTTGAGCGGGTCGTGAACAGGTTTCAACAAGCCCCCGAAAACGTCGCCTGCCTGCAGGGCATTCTGGATTATTACAATACGCAGACCAACTGGATTTCCCGTTGTTTTACAATCGAATACGCGACGTGGTGGCGGATGATTCTACCGGGTCTCGCGCGATTGGGGTTTGTCATTCCCCTAGGCGGGACGACCCTGTTCTTTCGCCGCGATATTCTGGAAAAGCTCTGTGGCTGGGACGCGCATAACGTGACCGAGGATGCAGATCTGGGTGTGCGACTGGCCCGCCACGGCTATGTCACCGAATTGCTGCCCACCGTCACCCACGAAGAAGCAAACTGCCGCGCCTGGCCGTGGGTGCGGCAACGTTCACGCTGGCTCAAAGGGTTTTTGATCACCTGGTGCGTTCACATGCGCAACCCCGCAGCACTGTTGCGCGACCTGGGCTGGAAACGGTTTCTGGGCGTTCAAACCCTGCTGCTGGCCACGTTCTCTCAATTTGCATGTGCGCCGCTGTTATGGTCATTCTGGCTCACCGTTTTTGGGGTCTCTCACCCGGTTGCATTAACCTTGGGGGCCCCGGTCATGTGGACAATGGCCGTGTGTTTCATTGTAGCCGAGATCCTCACCCTGACAATTTCAATGGTTGCGGTGTCGGGTCGGGAACACCGGCATCTGATCGGCTGGGTATTGACCACGCCTTTCTATTTCCCGATGGGGGCGTTGGCGGCCTACAAAGGCTTGCATGAATTCATTGTAAGCCCGTTTTTCTGGGACAAGACCGAACACGGGGTACATGTGAAATCAAAGCAGTAA
- a CDS encoding GatB/YqeY domain-containing protein gives MALRTRISDALKQAMKDKAADRLSTLRLISAAIKDKDIAARATGNDDGVPEAEVLAILGKMAKQRMESARAYEEGGRLDLAEREREEITVIEEFLPRQLSDEETTAAVDKAIAEVGATSIRDMGKVIGLLKGKYTGQMDFGLVGPMVKERLS, from the coding sequence ATGGCATTGCGTACCCGCATCTCAGACGCCCTCAAACAGGCAATGAAAGACAAGGCGGCAGATCGGCTGTCGACGCTGCGTCTAATCAGCGCGGCCATCAAAGACAAAGATATCGCAGCCCGCGCGACAGGCAACGACGACGGTGTCCCTGAGGCGGAAGTTCTCGCGATCCTTGGCAAAATGGCCAAGCAGCGCATGGAATCGGCGCGCGCCTACGAAGAGGGCGGGCGGCTTGATCTGGCCGAGCGCGAACGTGAAGAGATCACGGTCATCGAAGAGTTCCTGCCGCGCCAGTTAAGCGATGAAGAAACCACCGCCGCCGTGGACAAGGCGATTGCCGAAGTTGGCGCCACCTCAATCCGCGACATGGGTAAGGTGATTGGCCTGCTGAAAGGCAAGTACACCGGGCAGATGGATTTCGGCTTGGTCGGACCGATGGTCAAGGAGCGTTTGAGCTGA
- the carA gene encoding glutamine-hydrolyzing carbamoyl-phosphate synthase small subunit produces MSAPSHPRPTACLALADGSLFYGMGFGATGQTVAELCFNTAMTGYQEVMTDPSYAGQIVTFTFPHIGNVGTNPADDESGDPMAAGMVVKWMPTEPSNWRNVQELSPWLAARGRIAIGGIDTRRLTRAIRHTGAPHAALAHDPEGNFDIEALIAAARGFAGLEGMDLAKDVTCAQSYRWNEMRWAWPDGFAPQVDAKHKVVAVDYGAKRNILRCLASAGCDVTVLPATATYDDIMAHNPDGVFLSNGPGDPAATGAYAVPMIRDVLDKTELPVFGICLGHQMLALALGAKTIKMSHGHHGANHPVKDRDTGKVEITSMNHGFAVDAQTLPDGVLETHVSLFDGSNCGIRMADRPVWSVQHHPEASPGPQDSYYLFQRFAEAMADRAVATPA; encoded by the coding sequence ATGTCCGCGCCCTCTCATCCCCGCCCGACCGCCTGTCTTGCCTTGGCGGATGGGTCATTGTTCTATGGCATGGGCTTTGGCGCGACGGGACAGACGGTCGCCGAGCTTTGTTTCAACACCGCGATGACCGGCTATCAGGAAGTCATGACAGACCCGTCTTATGCGGGCCAGATTGTCACATTCACCTTCCCGCATATCGGCAATGTTGGCACCAATCCCGCAGATGACGAATCCGGTGATCCGATGGCTGCCGGTATGGTGGTCAAATGGATGCCAACAGAACCCAGCAACTGGCGTAATGTGCAAGAGTTGTCACCGTGGCTGGCCGCCCGTGGCCGGATCGCAATCGGCGGCATCGACACGCGCCGCCTGACCCGCGCAATCCGCCATACCGGGGCACCGCACGCCGCATTGGCGCATGATCCCGAGGGCAATTTTGATATCGAAGCTCTGATCGCCGCAGCACGTGGGTTTGCGGGCCTCGAAGGCATGGATCTGGCCAAGGATGTGACCTGCGCACAATCGTATCGCTGGAATGAAATGCGGTGGGCATGGCCCGACGGATTTGCGCCGCAGGTTGATGCGAAACACAAGGTTGTCGCCGTGGATTATGGCGCAAAGCGCAATATTTTGCGGTGTCTTGCCTCTGCCGGCTGCGATGTGACAGTGCTGCCTGCGACGGCGACCTATGACGACATCATGGCGCATAATCCTGATGGCGTGTTTTTGTCCAATGGTCCCGGTGATCCAGCGGCGACCGGTGCCTATGCGGTGCCAATGATCCGCGATGTGCTGGACAAGACAGAGCTGCCGGTATTTGGGATTTGTCTTGGCCACCAGATGCTGGCCCTCGCTTTGGGTGCCAAAACCATCAAGATGAGCCACGGACATCACGGTGCCAACCACCCGGTCAAAGACCGCGACACCGGCAAAGTCGAGATCACCTCGATGAACCATGGTTTTGCGGTCGATGCACAGACACTGCCCGATGGCGTTCTGGAAACGCATGTCTCGCTTTTTGACGGGTCCAATTGCGGGATCCGGATGGCTGACCGGCCCGTATGGTCGGTTCAGCACCACCCCGAAGCCTCACCCGGACCACAAGACAGCTATTACCTCTTTCAACGTTTTGCCGAAGCGATGGCGGATCGCGCTGTGGCAACCCCGGCGTAA